The nucleotide window TCACAGTCCCCAACAACCCCAACAAAGGCGCCACCGCAGCAGCAACCGCCAAAAACGAAAGATGCTTTTCTAAAAACGGTATTTGACCAAGTGTTTTCTCATGCATAATTTCCTCCAGCTGCTCCCGGGGTGCTTGCGCATGTTCAACACCTTCTGCAAGTACCGGTCCCAGCGGGTTTCCCAGGGTCAAAGCCTGCTTGCGGGCAGCAGCGATTTTTTTCTTATGCACCAATGCCAGCACGTCTGCCAACACGCCCCCGGAATCAAGCCGGAGTTTTTGCAAACTCATAAATTTCCAAATTGCCGTCAGCACACAAAACACACCCAACAACAAAATAGGAATCATAACAATCCCGCCGCTGCGAACCGTTTCCCACCAGGTTTTTTTCTGACGCTCAATTTTAACCGCTTCGCCTGCGGTCACATCAATCGGGATCAGGGCTTCCTTGCCTGCAATAATTTCGCCAACAGCGCCGGCCGCTATTTTCTTGGTCAACCCGGGATAGCGGGATTCCAGGCGCGCACCCACCAAACCCGCAGTTTGACGGTCCTGGCTGAGAAAGAGTTGTACGGCCCCCAGATGGACAAATGTGCCGTTTTGCAGGGCCCCGCCTGCATCCACAGCTTTCCCGGAAAAAATTTTCCCGCCCAAGTTTTCCAGATTATGTTTTTCCACAAACGCCAGCAAATCCCCGGTGTTTCCCAATATCCCCGCCGAGCCGCTCTGACCAAAATCAGCCTCCAGCCCTGCCAACACCGCCGCAGCATCCTGCGCTTCCGGAGCATGCATGCGCGACCCCATCTCCCGCCGGAATTCATTGAGCATGGCGGCACAAAAATCCGCCTCACGCTTCAAATAATCCACATCTTCATTCAATTGACGAAAGCCCGTCTCTTTTTGCCAGGCCAGCGCCTTTAATTGATCCGCTTTTTTCCGTAAAGGCATGATCTTTTTTTCCAAGGCTGTAATGTCTTTGCCAAATTTAATTTTTTCTTTGATGTGCTTGTCGCGCAGTTGGGTCAAGGTTTCAACCGCTTGATCGATATCCTGTTTTGTCTGGAGCATTGTCCGGCGCACTGTTGTTTCGGCGGATACCAATGTTGCCAGCATGCAACTCACAAACAGTATTATCACTATTTTTTTCATCGGCTGTCTCCTGAAACCGCCATCGGCAACGCGATAAAATCAGCAATTTTTTGATGCGAGTAATAATCAAATGCCTGACGTATGGCAGGCGTGAGGTTGGGTCGCCATTCCCATTCCCAACCGGTCAGTCCGGGGGTTGCAACCCCCGCAGTCATCCCATCACGCGAAAGACAAAACCCCCGCGCCAGACCAACATACATGACCTCAACCTCTATTTCTCTGCCCGAGGCGGTTTGCAAAATTTCTTTTCCGGATTGAATAGTATTTTGATAAATTTCGATTTGAGCATAAAGTGCCAAAATAGTCTGAAGCCGCCGGGAAAAAGATTTATCCAACTGGGAAACTATCTTTTGGAAATGCTTTTCCAGAGGACGCCGCAATGCCGGCGGCAGCCGTTTCTCCCACTGCAGTAAATTTTTCTCTGCAAACTGAATCGTCGGCAAAAGCGCGGTCAGGGCATCTGCCAGCTTTTGTTTGCGGGCCAGCAAACCCGCCTGCAGTGTGGACTGGCCCCGTGTGCTTTTAGCAAGCGCTGCAATTTCCGCTTCCAGTATTTTTTTTTCCTTTTGCAGCAACACCTTCTCGCTCTTTAACTGCTCGTATTCCCCTTCCCAGGACGTCGTTTCCAAAGCGATCTGATGCCGCAATTCAACCCACTGTTCAACCAGCCTTCCCAAGCTGTCCATATCCGGGACAGCTTCGCGCTGTTCTCCCTGACAAATTCCAGGCAATAAAAACGCAAAAATAAGTGCGCCACCGGCAATACTTGCTTTCCAAAACATGCTATCAATTCCCTTCGGTGATACTAAATTTAAATTACTGCGACACACTAAAAACACTATTGGCCTAATTCACAAAACATCCTGTTGCCAAGCCGATCAAAATATTTAAAAGCATTCAATTCTCAAATGCGGACATTTTACAGGATTCATCCTGTTTTCACAATCAAATCCAACCCGATTCTTGCGATTCCCGGCGTACTGCCTTCCGCAGTAAGGGCAACGCCCTCTCAAAAAAATTTACGTCACAATTTGAAAAACAAAAAATCAGAAAACAGCTTATTCGGTTGTATCAGAATGTGTATTAGGAATATACTGCCAGGAAAGAACAGATAAAAATCCACAGGCTGCAAAGCGTCCCAAGAATCGATATTTATTCCAGTCGGGGCTTACCCGGCACCCGGCATTCGCCGGGTGCCGGGTAAGCCCGTAAATTTTTATTTTAGCGGCCGGCAGTTCATTGTAGGCTGTTATTTCCGTATCCCCGCAAATTATCAGAAGACCCCTTTTGCAGCATAGAAGTGAAACAATGCGCACAGGCCGCAACCGACAGTAGGGAATGGTCGCGACCATTCCCTACTCAAACGATTGATCGCGTGAGCTGCCAAAGGACAAAGTATGGAATGGGGATGAAAATAGACACTAAAAAAGTGGTCAACGAGGACAGGGTATCATCGTATCATCCGAATCCCGGCAGCGTACTTGCTCAATCGTTTGACCGGTCTTCATCAGAAAATAAATTTTAATTTGACTTTTTCAGGATCGACTATATAATCATTCATCTCGTCTCCACACATGACCGCCCATTGTGTTCGCGCCGGCACGATAAACTTGCAAAATACAGTCAGCGATTAATCATATTAGGTTCCGGCATGCGATAATCCTGTAAAAATTGATTAATGTATTCCTGATCATCTAAAGATACATCTAAAAATTCCAGACCAAGAATAAAACATTTATTTTCCGCCACAGTACACCATACCACCCGTGACAAAATAGTGACCTTCCTGCAGTGTTCTTCCGGACAACTTTTCAGAATACTCATCCGGCTTCTTTGCTCCATCGCGGGAACGAACAATTGCACAGTCACGGTTTCATGGGTGAACATTTCCTGTGCACTGCGCAAAGACATGCCGGTTGCGCTCATGTCCATCGAAACACTTTTTTTCACTTTTTCAGAATCCTGTTTTTCCAGCGTCTGGTAACAAACCTGGAGTTTCATCGGCAGTCGCGGATGTTGACGCCTCTCGACAAATGTATCCCCTCTAAAAACTTCACTTCCCATGATTTCCTCCCAAATTGTCTTCACTTATGTACCTGCACACCTGCGGTTGCGCATTTTTCCAACCCTGACAGTCCCCACGCCATGCCGACTGCTTTTTCACATCAGCTTTTTTCCCAATGCTCTATGGTTTCTTCCAGTTTTTCATTGACCAGTGCACAGAGTGTCTGAATTTTTTCACTGGTCAAACCCAGTCGCTCTGCCGCAGAAGAGCTGACCACCATATTCATCTGCTCAATTCCCAATCCTTTTCCGAGCATTTTGGCAACCGCATTGGCAATATGCACCGCATCCAACATCAACTCAGGTTCCGGGT belongs to bacterium and includes:
- a CDS encoding MotA/TolQ/ExbB proton channel family protein, encoding MKKIVIILFVSCMLATLVSAETTVRRTMLQTKQDIDQAVETLTQLRDKHIKEKIKFGKDITALEKKIMPLRKKADQLKALAWQKETGFRQLNEDVDYLKREADFCAAMLNEFRREMGSRMHAPEAQDAAAVLAGLEADFGQSGSAGILGNTGDLLAFVEKHNLENLGGKIFSGKAVDAGGALQNGTFVHLGAVQLFLSQDRQTAGLVGARLESRYPGLTKKIAAGAVGEIIAGKEALIPIDVTAGEAVKIERQKKTWWETVRSGGIVMIPILLLGVFCVLTAIWKFMSLQKLRLDSGGVLADVLALVHKKKIAAARKQALTLGNPLGPVLAEGVEHAQAPREQLEEIMHEKTLGQIPFLEKHLSFLAVAAAVAPLLGLLGTVTGMVHTFDLVAVFGTGKVNILSGGISEALITTEYGLIVAIPTLLIHAFLSRRVKRVIHILEQTTLTFINGVGKKG
- a CDS encoding PilZ domain-containing protein gives rise to the protein MGSEVFRGDTFVERRQHPRLPMKLQVCYQTLEKQDSEKVKKSVSMDMSATGMSLRSAQEMFTHETVTVQLFVPAMEQRSRMSILKSCPEEHCRKVTILSRVVWCTVAENKCFILGLEFLDVSLDDQEYINQFLQDYRMPEPNMINR
- a CDS encoding DUF3450 domain-containing protein, giving the protein MFWKASIAGGALIFAFLLPGICQGEQREAVPDMDSLGRLVEQWVELRHQIALETTSWEGEYEQLKSEKVLLQKEKKILEAEIAALAKSTRGQSTLQAGLLARKQKLADALTALLPTIQFAEKNLLQWEKRLPPALRRPLEKHFQKIVSQLDKSFSRRLQTILALYAQIEIYQNTIQSGKEILQTASGREIEVEVMYVGLARGFCLSRDGMTAGVATPGLTGWEWEWRPNLTPAIRQAFDYYSHQKIADFIALPMAVSGDSR